One Mycolicibacterium parafortuitum DNA segment encodes these proteins:
- the garA gene encoding glycogen accumulation regulator GarA: MTDKDFNSGADSDEVTVETTSVFRADFLNELDAPPAAGGESAVSGVEGLPVGSALLVVKRGPNAGSRFLLDQPTTSAGRHPDSDIFLDDVTVSRRHAEFRLESGEFQVVDVGSLNGTYVNREPVDSAVLANGDEVQIGKFRLVFLTGPKGDDSAAG, encoded by the coding sequence GTGACGGACAAGGACTTCAACTCTGGGGCCGACTCTGACGAAGTCACTGTGGAGACCACATCGGTGTTCCGCGCCGACTTCCTCAACGAGCTCGACGCTCCACCCGCAGCGGGTGGCGAGAGCGCGGTCTCGGGGGTGGAAGGACTTCCTGTCGGGTCGGCGCTGTTGGTGGTCAAGCGTGGCCCCAACGCCGGATCGCGGTTCCTGCTCGACCAGCCGACCACGTCGGCCGGTCGCCATCCCGACAGCGACATCTTCCTCGACGACGTCACCGTGAGCCGGCGGCACGCGGAGTTCCGGCTGGAGAGCGGCGAGTTCCAGGTCGTCGACGTCGGCAGCCTCAACGGCACCTACGTCAACCGTGAGCCGGTCGACTCGGCGGTGCTCGCCAACGGCGACGAAGTGCAGATCGGCAAGTTCCGCCTGGTGTTCCTGACCGGGCCGAAGGGCGACGACAGCGCCGCCGGCTGA
- the ftsR gene encoding transcriptional regulator FtsR: MTQPDTPAVNGMSIGVVLDLLRDEFPDVTISKIRFLEAEGLVTPERTASGYRRFTAYDCARLRFILTAQRDNYLPLKVIKAQLDALPDGELPQTVSPYGTPRLVPVGEQAPTSGAAPAAPTPVRLSRGDLLERSGVSDELLTSLVKAGVITPIFKGAGTAFFDEHSVVIAQCARALADYGVEPRHLRAFRSAADRQSDLIAQIAGPVGKGGKAGARDRADDLAREVAALAITLHTSLIKSAVRDVLDR; encoded by the coding sequence ATGACACAACCCGACACCCCCGCCGTGAACGGGATGTCGATCGGGGTTGTCCTGGATCTGCTGCGCGACGAGTTCCCGGACGTCACGATCTCCAAGATCCGCTTCCTGGAGGCCGAGGGTCTGGTGACTCCCGAGCGCACCGCATCGGGTTACCGCCGTTTCACCGCGTACGACTGCGCCCGGCTGAGATTCATCCTGACCGCGCAGCGCGACAACTACCTGCCGCTGAAGGTCATCAAGGCGCAGCTCGACGCGCTGCCGGACGGCGAGCTGCCGCAGACCGTGTCGCCGTACGGCACGCCGCGGTTGGTGCCCGTCGGAGAGCAGGCGCCGACGTCGGGCGCCGCACCCGCGGCGCCCACCCCGGTCCGGTTGAGCCGTGGTGATCTGCTCGAACGCTCCGGCGTCTCCGACGAACTGCTGACCTCTCTGGTCAAGGCGGGCGTGATCACGCCGATCTTCAAAGGCGCCGGGACGGCGTTCTTCGACGAGCATTCGGTCGTGATCGCCCAGTGCGCCCGCGCGCTGGCCGACTACGGCGTGGAACCGCGGCACCTGCGCGCGTTCCGTTCCGCGGCCGACCGGCAGTCGGATCTGATCGCCCAGATCGCCGGGCCGGTGGGCAAGGGCGGAAAGGCCGGTGCCCGAGACCGCGCCGACGATCTGGCTCGGGAGGTCGCCGCGCTGGCGATCACGTTGCACACGTCGTTGATCAAGTCGGCTGTACGCGACGTTCTCGACCGCTGA
- a CDS encoding bifunctional nuclease family protein, translated as MGEVRVIGIRVEPPQNQPVLLLRESNGDRYLPIWIGQSEAAAIALEQQGVEPLRPMTHDLFRDVIAALGHSLKEVRIVDLQEGTFYADLVFDRDIKVSARPSDSVAIALRVGVPIYVEEAVMAEAGLLIPDESDEESTGAVREDEVEKFKEFLDSVSPDDFKAT; from the coding sequence ATGGGTGAGGTTCGTGTGATCGGCATTCGCGTTGAGCCGCCCCAGAACCAGCCTGTCTTGTTGTTGCGGGAGTCCAATGGGGACCGGTATCTGCCGATCTGGATCGGGCAGTCGGAAGCCGCGGCGATCGCGCTGGAGCAGCAGGGCGTCGAGCCGTTGCGGCCGATGACCCACGATCTGTTCCGCGATGTCATTGCCGCCCTTGGTCATTCACTCAAAGAGGTGCGCATCGTCGACCTGCAGGAGGGCACGTTCTACGCCGACCTGGTCTTCGACCGCGACATCAAGGTCTCGGCCCGGCCCTCGGATTCGGTCGCGATCGCGCTGCGGGTCGGGGTGCCGATCTACGTCGAGGAAGCGGTGATGGCCGAGGCCGGGCTGCTGATCCCGGACGAGAGCGACGAGGAGTCCACCGGCGCGGTGCGCGAGGACGAGGTCGAGAAGTTCAAGGAGTTCCTCGACAGCGTGTCCCCGGACGACTTCAAGGCGACCTGA
- a CDS encoding MerR family transcriptional regulator, translating into MGDTPRQEQLDLTSDSGAGSGESQPRAVSEPVQGGLFPDDSVPDELVGYRGPSACQIAGITYRQLDYWARTSLVVPSIRGAAGSGSQRLYSFKDILVLKIVKRLLDTGISLHNIRVAVDHLRQRGVQDLANITLFSDGTTVYECTSAEEVVDLLQGGQGVFGIAVSGAMRELTGAIADFPGERADGGESISAPEDELASRRKHRDRKIG; encoded by the coding sequence GTGGGCGACACGCCACGCCAGGAGCAACTGGATCTGACCTCAGACTCGGGTGCGGGCTCCGGCGAGAGTCAACCCCGGGCGGTCAGTGAACCAGTGCAGGGCGGCCTGTTCCCCGACGACTCGGTTCCCGACGAACTCGTCGGCTACCGCGGTCCGAGTGCCTGCCAGATCGCCGGCATCACCTACCGCCAGCTCGACTACTGGGCTCGCACCTCACTGGTGGTGCCCTCCATCCGCGGCGCCGCCGGATCCGGCAGCCAGCGCCTCTACTCGTTCAAGGACATCCTCGTCCTCAAGATCGTCAAGCGCCTTCTCGACACCGGCATCTCCCTGCACAACATCCGCGTCGCCGTCGATCACCTGCGCCAGCGCGGCGTCCAGGATCTGGCCAACATCACGCTGTTCTCCGACGGCACCACCGTGTACGAGTGCACGTCCGCCGAAGAGGTCGTCGACCTGCTGCAGGGCGGTCAGGGCGTGTTCGGGATCGCGGTGTCCGGTGCGATGCGGGAACTGACCGGCGCGATCGCCGACTTCCCGGGTGAGCGCGCCGACGGCGGCGAGTCGATCTCGGCGCCGGAGGACGAACTGGCGTCGCGGCGCAAGCACCGGGACCGCAAGATCGGCTGA